In Archangium lipolyticum, a single genomic region encodes these proteins:
- a CDS encoding YbaN family protein, with protein MTEPSPNPRFRFLFLAIGFFCFGLGVLGAFLPLLPTTPFLLVSLWAFSRSSRRFHHWLYTHPRFGPRLQAWNEHGVVPVKVKASALTAMAVSLSLMAFVARVKWPVLAAAAALMLVGATYILSRPSRPPR; from the coding sequence ATGACCGAACCGTCCCCGAATCCACGCTTCCGGTTCCTCTTCCTGGCGATCGGGTTCTTCTGCTTCGGCCTGGGGGTGCTCGGCGCGTTCCTGCCGCTGCTGCCGACGACGCCCTTCCTGCTCGTGTCGTTGTGGGCGTTCTCGCGCAGCTCCCGCCGCTTCCACCACTGGCTGTATACGCATCCGCGCTTCGGGCCCCGGCTCCAGGCCTGGAACGAGCACGGCGTCGTGCCGGTGAAGGTGAAGGCGAGCGCGCTCACCGCGATGGCGGTGAGCCTCTCGCTCATGGCGTTCGTCGCGCGGGTGAAGTGGCCGGTGCTCGCCGCGGCCGCGGCGCTGATGCTCGTGGGGGCGACGTACATCCTCAGCCGCCCGAGCCGCCCGCCCCGATAG
- a CDS encoding YfhO family protein → MTPPRPEPRSRAVRRQLLLGSGLLAGLALVYRSVLAGRVLAGRDAFRIFIPDSAFLLEALRAGELPLWNPYLRLGQPFAATLYSQVFYPPRLLTVLLAGPVAGLTLQHLLHGVIAAAGTFLLLRHLRASRPAAVLGSAAFALSAPFSDLAAQQNVASAAAWTGFLLLASRRAALQPSPRRAAQVALVAGLTFLAGSPETWLWQALLALGVALAARREVRAGVATGAGLAWGFALGALVALPALEFARNSTRSTGGMNPLEWSLSWPQLLSVAWPFAEHPRSRYWEGDDQFFILVLFLGTLTCALALAGLGRSRRALPFGLGALGLTALALGAHFPPAALLLRLPPFHLFRYPVKYFVGAAFCLAVLAALGLDVLARRSRRGERSLWRVAGVVAALFAALLLGPPLTRLPFFRAGVEAGLPWVVLALGAGALAFILPAAGPGRAHRVRRALAVVALVELGAFHLLQGVTDSAPPESLGRPSRLAAAIPAGYEGRVSVDLSGDELSEVPTTVSATVAPLPGEGGSYIALSRDALVPNRFVEERLRVFEGYGAPEPLRIEPLYESGARAAFDLAGVGYYVRRGPPPFADLVPVLTLPGLPTLYRSDTALPRAFVVHTARVAGDEEARTAFLDPAQPLRRTALLSEGEPLEGPGCEGSTARVTGAGLSRVEVALQACGPGYLVLSDSHYPGWEATLDGAPVPVRRANGVMRAVRVPPGAHTVRFDYHPLSFRVGVLLSVLALGALALALRPRKHEGRPPL, encoded by the coding sequence ATGACGCCGCCGCGCCCGGAGCCGAGGAGCAGGGCCGTCCGCCGGCAGCTCCTCCTCGGGTCGGGGCTCCTCGCGGGCCTGGCCCTCGTGTACCGCTCCGTGCTCGCGGGCAGGGTACTGGCCGGGCGGGATGCCTTCCGCATCTTCATCCCGGACTCGGCCTTCCTGCTCGAGGCGCTGCGGGCTGGCGAGCTGCCCCTGTGGAATCCCTATCTCCGTTTAGGGCAGCCTTTTGCCGCCACGCTGTACTCGCAAGTCTTCTACCCGCCGCGGCTGCTCACCGTGCTGCTCGCGGGGCCGGTGGCGGGACTCACCCTCCAGCACCTGCTCCACGGGGTGATCGCCGCGGCGGGCACCTTCCTCCTGCTGCGGCACCTGCGCGCCTCCCGCCCCGCGGCCGTCCTGGGCTCGGCCGCCTTCGCGCTCTCGGCGCCCTTCTCCGACCTGGCCGCCCAGCAGAACGTGGCCAGCGCCGCCGCGTGGACGGGGTTCCTCCTGCTGGCCTCGCGCCGGGCCGCGCTCCAGCCCTCGCCCCGCCGCGCCGCGCAGGTGGCGCTCGTCGCGGGCCTCACCTTCCTCGCGGGCTCGCCGGAGACGTGGCTGTGGCAGGCCCTGCTCGCCTTGGGGGTGGCCCTCGCCGCGCGGCGCGAGGTGCGCGCCGGGGTGGCCACGGGCGCGGGGCTCGCCTGGGGCTTCGCGCTCGGGGCGCTGGTGGCCCTGCCCGCGCTCGAGTTCGCCCGCAACTCCACCCGGAGCACGGGGGGGATGAATCCACTCGAGTGGTCCCTGTCCTGGCCGCAGCTGCTCTCGGTGGCGTGGCCCTTCGCCGAGCACCCACGCTCGCGCTACTGGGAGGGGGACGATCAGTTCTTCATCCTCGTCCTCTTCCTGGGCACCCTCACCTGCGCCCTGGCGCTCGCCGGACTCGGGCGCTCGCGGCGGGCACTGCCCTTTGGCCTGGGGGCACTGGGACTCACCGCGCTCGCCCTCGGCGCGCACTTCCCACCGGCGGCGCTCCTGCTGCGGCTGCCGCCCTTCCACCTCTTCCGCTACCCGGTGAAGTACTTCGTCGGAGCGGCCTTCTGCCTGGCGGTGCTCGCCGCCCTCGGGCTGGACGTGCTCGCCCGCCGGAGCCGCCGGGGAGAGCGCTCGCTCTGGCGCGTGGCCGGAGTGGTGGCCGCCCTCTTCGCCGCGCTGCTGCTGGGCCCTCCCCTCACCCGGTTGCCCTTCTTCCGCGCTGGCGTGGAGGCCGGACTGCCCTGGGTGGTGCTGGCACTCGGCGCGGGCGCCCTGGCCTTCATCCTCCCCGCCGCCGGTCCCGGGCGAGCCCACCGCGTCCGCCGCGCGCTCGCCGTGGTGGCCCTGGTGGAGCTGGGCGCGTTCCACCTGCTCCAGGGAGTCACCGACAGCGCACCGCCCGAATCCCTCGGCCGGCCTTCCCGGCTCGCCGCCGCCATCCCCGCCGGTTACGAGGGCCGCGTCAGCGTGGACCTCTCGGGAGACGAGCTCTCCGAGGTCCCCACCACCGTGAGCGCCACCGTGGCGCCGCTGCCCGGCGAGGGCGGCTCGTACATCGCGCTGAGCCGGGACGCCCTGGTGCCCAACCGTTTCGTGGAGGAGCGGCTGCGCGTCTTCGAGGGTTATGGCGCACCGGAGCCCCTGCGCATCGAGCCCCTGTACGAGTCGGGGGCGCGAGCGGCCTTCGACCTGGCCGGGGTGGGCTACTACGTGCGGAGGGGCCCGCCGCCCTTCGCGGACCTGGTGCCCGTGCTCACCCTGCCGGGACTGCCCACCCTCTACCGCTCCGACACCGCCCTGCCGCGCGCCTTCGTGGTGCACACGGCGCGTGTGGCCGGAGACGAGGAGGCACGGACGGCCTTCCTGGATCCGGCCCAACCCCTGCGCCGCACCGCCCTGCTCTCCGAGGGCGAGCCCCTGGAGGGCCCCGGCTGCGAGGGCTCGACGGCGCGGGTAACGGGGGCGGGCCTGTCCCGGGTGGAGGTGGCGCTACAGGCCTGTGGCCCTGGCTACCTGGTGCTGAGCGACTCGCACTACCCGGGCTGGGAGGCCACGCTGGACGGGGCGCCCGTGCCGGTGCGGCGGGCCAACGGGGTGATGCGCGCGGTGCGGGTGCCGCCGGGGGCGCACACCGTCCGCTTCGATTACCATCCTCTCAGTTTCCGAGTGGGGGTGCTCCTCTCGGTGCTGGCGCTCGGCGCCCTGGCGCTGGCGCTCCGGCCCCGCAAGCACGAAGGGCGGCCTCCTTTATAA
- a CDS encoding DAPG hydrolase family protein gives MPELDLRAFQLEMKPIPERVKEALARGVRRDSDPLGLVQAPRLLDPGYLPVEDGVERHPEGMLVVSVRTEMPGVTGEMIDWWFGWHLTSSERYRLWHPKAHLKATVKEDRSHLPGYRERYVGNVSYVDEYIGAELMKLSIEFADPGVYGLTADGLARANVGTAVCARTAFRGTPLAVGHLIHLIRHVEGGCEMRSRFWLGDVRVRLPVLGGALSRLANLPPVRRRVMPDRLGLELLVHCAEEMNHLARFLPALYRQANGSGAARAIGAGGSGG, from the coding sequence ATGCCCGAACTGGACCTGCGTGCGTTCCAACTCGAGATGAAGCCCATCCCCGAGCGGGTGAAGGAGGCCCTCGCCCGAGGCGTGCGGCGGGACTCCGACCCCCTCGGCCTGGTCCAGGCCCCGCGCCTGCTCGATCCCGGCTACCTGCCAGTGGAGGATGGCGTCGAGCGACACCCGGAGGGAATGCTGGTCGTCTCCGTGCGCACGGAGATGCCGGGCGTCACCGGGGAGATGATCGACTGGTGGTTCGGCTGGCACCTGACGTCCTCGGAGCGCTACCGGCTGTGGCATCCCAAGGCGCACCTGAAGGCGACGGTGAAGGAGGACCGCTCCCACCTGCCGGGATACCGTGAGCGCTACGTGGGCAACGTGTCCTACGTGGACGAGTACATCGGCGCCGAGTTGATGAAGCTGTCCATCGAGTTCGCCGACCCGGGCGTGTACGGCCTCACGGCCGACGGGCTCGCGCGAGCCAACGTGGGCACGGCCGTGTGCGCCCGCACGGCGTTCCGGGGCACGCCCCTGGCCGTGGGCCACCTCATCCACCTCATCCGCCATGTCGAGGGCGGGTGCGAGATGCGCAGCCGCTTCTGGCTCGGGGACGTGCGGGTGCGGCTGCCCGTGCTCGGAGGCGCGCTCTCGCGTCTGGCCAATCTCCCGCCGGTGCGCCGGCGCGTCATGCCGGACCGGCTGGGGCTGGAGCTGCTGGTGCATTGCGCCGAGGAGATGAATCACCTCGCCCGCTTCCTGCCCGCGCTGTACCGCCAGGCGAACGGCAGCGGAGCCGCCAGGGCTATCGGGGCGGGCGGCTCGGGCGGCTGA
- a CDS encoding HAMP domain-containing sensor histidine kinase — MKAKQEVRRAGWHRLLSLRVLVPLLLLAYACFFGLYTLHRDVTLREQQVEEHAREDIHLRMTYLQGTLEYLLRTHQLEAAREQISDLGTNPELRVGLLLDDERRVLAATRYELIGQPMEQAWPALTHPEALANLNAARKRLHGYVRVSEDGMTVEGIFPIALGAEARKHWVGYLYLQHDLSQLKAAQLARAERSALDAGLLLGLMAGVMGLVFHFVLGQRVQRLESAARRIARGELHVRAGVRGVDELGTLGRAFDKMAERLGREQEALRRSEASSRTLIERSPDAIFVHRDGTVLFTNPAAIALLGHECQEHLRGQKVDDLLMPEEQGALTGDTAEGGAAREVHFRHRGGQPVLGEVVTFSIPFDGLQTRVSIARDITERKQVQEKLRSTDRMVSLGTLAAGVAHELNNPISYVLSNLRFAVDELAEQVQAGKPLTDEQAREVHQALEEALEGGERMRNIVRDLRSFSRREDERFGPVDIHAVLDSCASLARSEIRHRAQLVKEYAELPPVLGNESRLGQLFLNLLVNAAQAIPEGDAKGNRVRLATGLSDKDWVVVTVEDSGTGISPENLQRLFKPFFTTKPVGVGTGLGLSICHGIVTAMGGRIEVSSELGKGTAFRVYMPVAEQGVRPAAVESKSA, encoded by the coding sequence ATGAAGGCGAAGCAGGAAGTCCGGCGCGCCGGGTGGCACCGACTCCTGTCGTTGCGCGTTCTCGTCCCGCTGCTCCTGCTCGCGTATGCGTGCTTCTTCGGACTGTACACCCTGCACCGGGACGTGACGCTGCGCGAGCAGCAGGTGGAGGAGCACGCGCGAGAGGACATCCACCTGCGGATGACGTACCTGCAGGGGACGCTGGAGTACCTGCTGCGCACCCATCAGCTCGAAGCGGCGCGCGAGCAGATCTCCGACCTGGGGACCAATCCCGAGCTGCGGGTGGGGCTGCTGCTCGATGACGAGCGGAGGGTGCTGGCCGCCACCCGGTACGAGCTGATCGGCCAGCCCATGGAGCAGGCGTGGCCGGCACTCACGCACCCGGAGGCCCTCGCCAATCTGAACGCCGCCCGGAAGCGCCTGCACGGGTACGTGCGGGTGAGCGAGGACGGAATGACGGTGGAGGGCATCTTCCCGATCGCCCTCGGCGCGGAGGCCCGGAAGCATTGGGTGGGCTACCTCTACCTCCAGCACGACCTGTCGCAGCTCAAGGCCGCCCAGCTCGCCAGGGCCGAGCGCTCCGCTCTGGACGCGGGCCTCCTGCTGGGGCTGATGGCCGGGGTGATGGGGCTCGTCTTCCACTTCGTCCTGGGGCAGCGCGTGCAGCGCCTGGAGTCCGCCGCGCGCCGGATCGCCCGGGGCGAGCTGCACGTGCGCGCCGGGGTGCGCGGGGTGGACGAGCTGGGGACGCTGGGCCGCGCCTTCGACAAGATGGCCGAGCGGCTCGGACGGGAGCAGGAGGCCCTGCGGCGCTCGGAGGCCAGCTCCCGCACCCTCATCGAGCGCAGCCCGGACGCCATCTTCGTGCACCGGGATGGCACCGTGCTCTTCACCAACCCGGCGGCCATCGCCCTGCTGGGCCATGAGTGCCAGGAGCACCTGCGGGGCCAGAAGGTGGACGACCTGCTCATGCCCGAGGAACAGGGGGCGCTCACCGGGGACACGGCCGAGGGCGGTGCCGCGCGGGAGGTCCACTTCCGGCACCGGGGAGGCCAACCGGTGCTGGGCGAGGTGGTGACGTTCTCCATTCCGTTCGACGGTCTGCAGACGCGGGTGTCCATCGCGCGCGACATCACCGAGCGCAAACAGGTGCAGGAGAAGCTGCGCTCCACGGATCGCATGGTGTCGCTCGGGACGCTCGCCGCGGGCGTGGCGCACGAGCTCAACAACCCCATCTCCTATGTGCTGAGCAACCTGCGCTTCGCCGTGGACGAGCTGGCCGAGCAGGTCCAGGCGGGCAAGCCCCTCACGGACGAGCAGGCGCGGGAGGTCCACCAGGCGCTCGAGGAGGCGCTCGAGGGTGGCGAGCGCATGCGCAACATCGTGCGCGACCTGAGGAGCTTCTCGCGCCGGGAGGACGAGCGCTTCGGCCCGGTGGACATCCACGCGGTGCTCGACTCGTGCGCGAGCCTGGCCCGGAGTGAGATCCGCCACCGCGCGCAGTTGGTGAAGGAGTACGCGGAGCTGCCGCCCGTGCTGGGCAACGAGTCACGGCTCGGACAGCTCTTCCTCAACCTGCTCGTCAACGCGGCGCAGGCCATCCCCGAGGGCGACGCGAAGGGCAACCGGGTGCGCCTGGCCACCGGGCTCTCGGACAAGGACTGGGTGGTGGTCACCGTGGAGGACTCGGGCACGGGCATCTCCCCGGAGAACCTGCAACGGCTCTTCAAGCCCTTCTTCACCACCAAGCCGGTGGGCGTGGGCACCGGCCTGGGCCTGTCCATCTGTCACGGCATCGTCACGGCGATGGGCGGACGCATCGAGGTGTCGAGCGAGCTGGGCAAGGGCACCGCCTTCCGCGTCTACATGCCCGTGGCCGAGCAGGGCGTGCGCCCCGCCGCCGTCGAGTCGAAGTCCGCCTGA
- a CDS encoding aldo/keto reductase translates to MSHLDPAAVRLIDENTETRRDAVEAVDTSVLAGRYVLRQALLTDEDAEVRASAARRLGEARDERFAPALLEALCDPMSSVRDRAWRALARLGSRELLPHASRALREEPVWWVRRAAIRAAGSVAGSGALELLLEALEDPFWRVRNAAVQALAWLGEADAFVRERVRAFAEGSRHGAVKAAAVYLGGVWGSATSSPDGEPLPPPEPLLVGVGTLDNEDPAVVTARLERMPASDVPVSELVRWLGDPHEPLRVLARRRLRERGGPEALRLAMRWLDEPRVPHAADEVRTLLERLDLDDMALASRILDEPPRPGSVEWAARVAARRAHPELLERVRVLAPHPEPAVRRAALSGLVHDPESRARVLSALDDPEEAVRAVALSAWESRPVSPEALEAYARALVAFAPRARTPRERRAVAEAAAFLEDEALLARASEDVDPSVRAVALAALVERGVLSETALRSAAGHEDPWIRAAVLDTDSARTACTSDSDPSVRRVAMRLLVSRLHELSPEESRSAGLMGARSPDPWIRARAAGLLEPEGGREELSALLRLSLDTSPMVRAAAASALEECETLEERLSGLLNGPERERDEDVRASAYTWLLQRADGPAFERLCAALRDASEPARVVSHLEAMTLVFPDELFTGAPDIEQRRPTRPQRAKPGPRTQPESPSPTSRRPLGQTGLSVSPLVLSGAHGLSAGSLAEAHEAGVNAFFWEPRYTELTRFLRSGRSQRDGLVVVAGTYHSGAEAIRRDVQAALRLLRTDRLDVFLLFWVRSRERLDAENFEALESLRAEGKVRAFGFSTHHRDIALEALRQNPWPVVMTRHSAAHPGAEAALLPEALARGTGVLTFTATCYGRLLRPAPGEPPDTALPSAVDCYRYSLSQPGVAASLSAPRNHRELRQNLEVLGRPWMMPDVLAAMRAHGARVRASNQRFNVLVRQAPGGTRDTFLALLDEDEPGPEAGGLPTP, encoded by the coding sequence ATGTCCCATCTGGACCCGGCCGCGGTGCGGCTGATCGACGAGAACACCGAGACGCGGCGCGACGCGGTGGAGGCCGTCGACACCTCGGTGCTGGCGGGCCGCTACGTGCTGCGTCAGGCCCTGCTCACCGACGAGGACGCCGAGGTCCGTGCCTCCGCCGCGCGCCGGCTCGGAGAGGCGAGGGATGAGCGCTTCGCTCCGGCCCTGCTCGAGGCCTTGTGCGACCCGATGTCCAGTGTCCGCGACCGGGCCTGGCGCGCGCTGGCCCGGCTGGGCTCGCGGGAGTTGCTGCCGCATGCGTCGCGCGCCCTTCGCGAGGAGCCAGTCTGGTGGGTGCGCCGCGCCGCCATCCGTGCCGCGGGCTCGGTGGCGGGGAGTGGAGCGCTGGAGCTCCTGTTGGAGGCGCTGGAGGACCCCTTCTGGCGCGTGCGGAACGCGGCGGTGCAGGCCCTGGCGTGGCTCGGTGAGGCGGATGCTTTCGTGCGGGAGCGGGTGCGCGCCTTCGCGGAGGGCTCCCGGCACGGAGCGGTGAAGGCCGCCGCCGTGTACCTCGGGGGCGTGTGGGGCTCGGCGACCTCGTCTCCGGATGGGGAACCCCTGCCACCCCCAGAGCCGCTCCTGGTGGGGGTGGGGACCCTCGACAACGAGGATCCGGCGGTGGTGACGGCGAGGCTCGAACGGATGCCCGCTTCGGACGTTCCCGTGTCCGAGCTGGTGCGGTGGTTGGGAGATCCGCATGAGCCGCTGCGGGTGCTGGCGCGGCGGCGCCTGCGTGAACGGGGTGGGCCAGAGGCCCTCCGGCTCGCGATGCGCTGGCTGGACGAGCCTCGTGTCCCCCATGCCGCGGACGAGGTCCGTACGCTGCTCGAACGGCTCGACCTGGACGACATGGCGCTCGCCTCGCGGATCCTGGACGAGCCACCCCGGCCGGGGTCGGTGGAGTGGGCGGCTCGTGTGGCGGCACGAAGGGCCCACCCGGAGTTGCTGGAGCGCGTCCGCGTCCTGGCCCCGCACCCGGAGCCCGCCGTGCGGCGCGCGGCGCTCTCGGGGCTCGTGCATGACCCGGAGAGCCGGGCGCGGGTCCTGTCCGCGCTCGACGACCCGGAGGAGGCGGTGCGGGCGGTTGCCCTCTCCGCGTGGGAGTCGAGGCCGGTGTCACCGGAGGCGCTGGAGGCGTACGCCCGTGCGCTGGTGGCCTTCGCCCCCCGGGCCCGTACGCCTCGCGAGCGCCGTGCCGTCGCGGAGGCGGCGGCCTTCCTGGAGGACGAGGCACTGCTCGCGCGGGCCTCGGAGGACGTGGACCCGTCGGTCCGCGCGGTGGCACTGGCCGCGCTCGTGGAGAGGGGAGTGCTCTCGGAAACGGCGCTTCGCTCGGCGGCCGGGCACGAGGACCCGTGGATTCGCGCCGCCGTGCTGGACACGGACTCGGCGCGGACCGCGTGCACGAGCGATTCGGATCCCTCGGTGCGCCGCGTGGCGATGCGGCTCCTCGTGTCCCGCCTTCACGAGCTGTCCCCCGAGGAATCACGCTCCGCCGGGCTCATGGGGGCGAGGTCTCCGGACCCGTGGATTCGCGCGCGCGCGGCCGGGCTGCTCGAGCCGGAGGGCGGGCGGGAGGAGTTGAGCGCGCTGCTGCGCCTGTCGCTGGACACCTCTCCCATGGTGCGAGCCGCGGCGGCCTCGGCGTTGGAGGAGTGCGAGACGCTCGAGGAGCGCCTGTCCGGGCTGCTGAACGGCCCCGAGCGCGAGCGGGACGAGGATGTTCGCGCCTCCGCCTACACGTGGCTGCTGCAACGGGCGGATGGCCCCGCCTTCGAGCGTCTGTGCGCGGCGCTGCGCGACGCCTCCGAGCCGGCGCGGGTGGTCTCTCACCTGGAGGCGATGACGCTCGTCTTCCCCGACGAGCTCTTCACGGGCGCCCCTGACATCGAGCAGCGGAGGCCCACGCGTCCCCAGCGGGCGAAGCCGGGCCCGCGCACGCAGCCGGAGTCCCCATCCCCTACGTCCCGAAGGCCCCTGGGCCAGACGGGGTTGAGCGTCTCACCGCTGGTGCTCTCGGGGGCGCACGGGCTGTCGGCCGGCTCGCTGGCCGAGGCCCACGAGGCGGGCGTGAATGCCTTCTTCTGGGAGCCGCGCTACACGGAGCTCACGCGCTTCCTGCGCTCGGGGCGCTCTCAGCGGGATGGGCTCGTGGTGGTGGCTGGCACGTACCACTCGGGGGCCGAGGCGATCCGCCGGGATGTCCAGGCCGCGCTGCGCCTGCTGCGCACGGACCGGCTGGATGTCTTCCTTTTGTTCTGGGTGCGCTCGCGCGAGCGGCTGGATGCGGAGAACTTCGAAGCGCTGGAGTCCCTGCGAGCAGAGGGGAAGGTGAGAGCCTTTGGTTTCTCCACGCATCACCGGGACATCGCGCTGGAGGCCCTGCGCCAGAATCCGTGGCCGGTGGTGATGACGCGTCACAGTGCGGCACACCCGGGTGCGGAGGCGGCCCTCCTTCCCGAGGCGCTCGCGCGAGGCACGGGAGTGCTGACCTTCACCGCCACCTGCTACGGGCGCCTCTTGCGGCCAGCGCCGGGGGAGCCGCCGGACACCGCGCTCCCGAGCGCCGTGGATTGCTACCGCTATTCGCTGTCACAGCCCGGGGTGGCGGCGAGCCTGAGCGCACCGCGCAACCACCGGGAGCTGAGGCAGAACCTGGAGGTGCTCGGGAGACCCTGGATGATGCCGGACGTGCTGGCGGCGATGCGTGCGCACGGAGCGCGGGTGCGCGCGAGCAACCAGCGCTTCAACGTCCTCGTGAGGCAGGCACCAGGAGGCACGCGAGACACCTTCCTGGCGCTGCTCGACGAGGACGAGCCTGGGCCCGAAGCGGGTGGGCTTCCAACTCCGTGA